In Streptomyces sp. NBC_00878, a single window of DNA contains:
- a CDS encoding aminoglycoside phosphotransferase family protein encodes MTMHDDQVDVTTETVATLIQEQFPQWSGTAIRLLPSTGTVNAIFRIGNDLSARFPLRLADAAEALAFLKEEAQASAELAQVSRFPAPEPVALGKPGAGYPMPWSVQTWLPGTVASDADPSGSDAFAEDLAAFIAALREVETRGRLFSGDGRGGVLAHHDDWMAKCFEESKGLLDVPRLRQVWSHLRELPRTGADVMSHRDLIPGNVLVAGDRLRGVLDTGGFGPADPALDLVSAWHLLQPGPREVLRRTLDCDDLEWERGKAWAFEQAMGVVWYYVESNPAMSGMGRRTLDRILESMG; translated from the coding sequence ATGACCATGCACGATGACCAAGTGGACGTGACCACCGAAACGGTTGCGACTTTGATCCAGGAACAGTTCCCTCAGTGGAGCGGCACCGCGATCCGACTCCTGCCGTCGACCGGGACGGTCAACGCCATCTTCCGCATCGGGAACGACCTCTCGGCGCGTTTCCCACTGCGTCTGGCCGATGCCGCCGAAGCGCTGGCGTTTCTGAAAGAGGAAGCACAGGCGAGCGCGGAGCTGGCGCAGGTGTCTCGGTTTCCCGCCCCGGAACCCGTCGCCTTGGGAAAGCCTGGAGCGGGTTACCCCATGCCGTGGTCGGTCCAGACATGGCTGCCGGGAACGGTCGCCTCGGATGCCGACCCGAGTGGGTCGGACGCTTTTGCCGAGGACCTTGCGGCCTTCATCGCTGCCCTCCGGGAGGTCGAGACGCGGGGGCGGCTCTTCAGTGGCGACGGTCGTGGCGGCGTTCTCGCTCACCACGACGATTGGATGGCGAAGTGCTTCGAGGAGAGCAAGGGGCTGCTCGACGTGCCCCGGCTGCGCCAGGTGTGGAGCCACCTTCGAGAGTTGCCACGCACGGGTGCCGACGTGATGAGCCATCGTGACTTGATCCCCGGCAATGTGCTGGTCGCGGGAGACCGGCTCAGAGGCGTACTCGACACCGGCGGCTTCGGCCCGGCCGACCCCGCGCTGGATCTGGTCAGTGCCTGGCACCTTTTGCAGCCAGGTCCGCGGGAAGTGCTCCGGCGGACACTGGACTGTGACGATCTGGAGTGGGAGCGCGGCAAGGCATGGGCGTTCGAACAGGCGATGGGTGTTGTCTGGTACTACGTCGAGAGCAATCCGGCGATGAGCGGAATGGGGCGCCGGACACTCGACCGCATTCTGGAGTCGATGGGGTGA